The sequence CCTTTCAATTGGCTCGGCTAATCGGGACAAGTAAGTCAGACGATCATAAACCAGTCGTCGGAACTAACCACAAGACAGGAAAACATGGGGCGAAGATGCAGAGAAGTTCAACCCTTCTCGTTGGTTGCAACCTCTACCTTTGAGCGTAGGGGAGTCCAAGATACCGGGTGTCTTTTCCAATTTGTAAGCCTTGTATTATTGGGATATAAAAGTATGACCGAACGTAGGATTGCAGAATGACATTTTCGGGAGGTCCAAGGTCCTGCATGTAAGTCACGATAAACTTTAACTAAACACAACCTTGTGCTGATCAACAATCAACTCTTCGATCGATTTGAAGTGGCTTCAAATTTTCACAACTCGAGATGAGTGAGTTTATCATATACTGGTCTGATTCGTGACACTTATCCGCCCACTCCCGTCCTCCAGAAATTGTGCTTTCGAGTTTAATCTCAACtttcaattttgaactcGGACCTGAGAAACATATTTGGTCGCCGGCTGGAGTTGTCAAACCACACGTCAAACACAAAGACGGGACAATGGACTCGGTTCCTTCACTGCGTATGAAGCTCACGCTTGTGAACGAGTAACCCCGCAGGCTATCACGTATTTGGTGGTTTACCCATGTTCATACGTAACTGAATGCAAAGTCATAATTTTCGTCCCAACACAGACTTACAGCGCCGTTATATCACATGCATGCCATTACGGACTCGAGAAAATTCACGCTAATTTTTTcaatataagagtaaaatcAGCATCAACTCAAATAGGCGGTTGACCGCGTGACGTATGGCTTTACTTGCATATTCTATCCACCACTCTCCGTTTGTGAATCGTTCTCTCACTTGCTTTGCTTTGCGCTTCGATATTCCTATTATTTTTATCGGCCATACCATGTTAATACATTTCAATTTTATTCTCTTGAGTTAATAGAGCTGATGTTTAGATAGAGACCGTGATTGATGTATTTGATTGAAGGAGAGGGACATCGTATTCCCTGGATAAATCCTCGAGCATTCCTTAAAGATCAGGTCCACTTCGCCAAATTCATTCATAGACGTAAAATAATATCCATGAGACCCTTGACTTGAAATAATCAAGCCGAAGCTTGTGCGCCAGAGAGTAATCGAACGCATACATTTGGTCAGGTGTTGAGTAAATGAGTCACCTTGCCACATCAGAGGCTAAGAAAAGGGCTTCAATACAGCATCCATAAACATCCTTATCACGTCGCCCACGAACCAATGCCTCGTCAAAGAGAAGTAGCAAGCACGAAACGATATCCATCAAACCCACAAACTGTTCCATCTTCGCATTCCAATCGTAATCCGCATCTTCGTCTCTCAATTCCTCTAGGAAATGACTCTGCCTCGTCGCCTCGTACCTCCGCTGAGCCGTATCCAACTCGACCTTGATATCAAGTAATCTACCCCTGTTCGGCGCGAGAGCAAACTTTAGCACAGCCAATCTCAAATCTCGAATGGCCTTGATGAACCTCTCGAAAGCTTCGTGCTCCTTGAATAAAATATGTACCGCTCGAATGCCCGCATGAGCCTCGCCAAGATATGCTCTTGCTTTCGATATCACGAAGCGCTGGTGACTTGTTGACATTTGCAAGTACTCGATTTCGATCTGCATATAATGGGGGGACGTTTCTTGAATATAGCTCGGAGAGGACAAACTAGATTTTATTTTGTGTAGGTGGGCGAGTATTTCATTGGATATCTTGGCAACTGGCATCACTTAGCTTGGGTAAGAAGGGCGCAAGGTGAGGGTTAATAACCTACTCTTAGAGCGAAGGATTAATAAACATGCGGCGGCTGTCTTTAGTAGCTGTTAGCAGCGCTATTTCCTAAAGTTTGCGTCCCAATTACATTTATCCGGCGCATATTGCTTTTGCGCTTGCGGGCTACAGACAAAAGGTGTGACTCGAGTGATGGGGGAAtgatggtggtggtgggtcAGTCCTGTCTAGCGTGGTGGGAACCGAGAACGGGTGCAAAATGTATAGGGATTGGGTAGCAGATAATTGAGGCTAACCAGGTGCCAATTTGGGTGTAATCAATTGAGTGGCCGAGTGATCTAGGGTAGACTCGTCGAGAACTTGCAGGGACTTTGGAGGCTTCTGTCCGCCATAGAACTTGTAATCTCGACCAACTTGAAGACGACGTGCAATTTTCCTTGCCCTCCAGAACAGCCAAATCGTACGCTTCAAAAACAAATGTGATCGGGGTGATCGAGAAACCCTGACAATCATAACCAAGTTATGATCTTCAAATGCCACATTGAGTCCCTGAACCGAGTCAGGTATTATTAGCGAAATTAAATGGCTGCTATTTCGGATAGGTAATAATCGACAAAGCAAACTATTAGCAAGACAAGCTATAAAATTGAATGCCCTCACCAGGGATTGAACCTGGGACCTTTGCATGACACGCGGCCAACGTAGCTGGACCACGCAGCAACATTCACACCCAGCCAGATCACTGGACTGAATGCGTAGCTTACAAGTGCAACGCACTACCACTGTGCTATAAGGGCTTGGTTTAGGGGGTGAAAAAAGTGTCAAGTAAACGAATTTAGAAAAGGTAGTCTATATTTGGATGGACTGGTTGAGGTTGAGTTGCCAATTCTTGTGTTCGATTCGAGGGAGAGCCTCAGCCAAATTTCAATCAAAGATAAATTGGCAGATACACTGTACATGTTGATGTAATTCATACAAATGATTTTAAAACTTACTGGGAGCCAGACGTTATACCCTTGCGCTTTACTTTCTTCAAGGCATCCTCAGGGGAAACTCCCCGCCGGCGATAAAACAACAAATAAGCGCCAGGATTCTAAAACACCGAGTATATCAGACAGATCTCTCATCTCAAACTAAGCACTTACAATGGCTGCTTCTGGAGTAGTAGGGGTCACCAAACTATCCTGATAATGATACCAAGCCCCATCGCATTGGTTCTTCGCCCGGGTTGTGTAGTGTCCGCTCGACATGACGTTGCTCTTGTGTTCGTCGATGGCAAATAAATCGTAAGTGCATCCTTCATCTTCCACTCGGTCTGACAGATCCAGTCCGTCTAGAGGAAACGTAACCAATCTATCAATCTTGGATCGTTTTGCGAATCGTTTGAGTTGGAGGACCAAGATCGTAGGTAAAGACCATAGCTGAAGCTGCTTTGTTGCTTGCCGATGTTGTTTGCAGCGCGAACAGTACCAAGAATCGTTGACGCCCAACTGTTCCACCTTTGTAAGTTCGTCTAGACAATCCGAGAGCGTAATCTCTTGCTTATTAGACTGCCGAGTTTGAGATCCGTGGGCCTGCCACTCGTTGAAAGCGGGGCCTTCGCGGGGGAAAAGGCGATTCCGTTGGTCAGGTTCCCAAATAGCCACTAGAGCCTCGCTTGCATTAATCAGCGTCCCTCTTTTGGGGTCTTGTCCTCGAGCCCGCAAGTCGATTAAGTCGGAGAGTGAGTCCTCAAGACGAAACCCGGTTTCCATAGGTCCTGGCCCGTGTGAACCATAGGCATAGAGCTCGAATGATTCAGGTGTGATATCAGGGGTGGATACCCATTGGTTGTAGCGCTCCACGATGAGCCTTTTCAACACAGAATAATCGGCTCTGCTTTCAGGATACAATACCACAATGAACGGTAATGCGAATGCGGAGTTTGACGAAACGTGTAAAACTGGAACGACTTGGGGTGCGGAATCCGAGTTTGTTGAGCCGACAGAGATAGGTAACTCGTAGGCTATGATCATATCTTTTTCGGCGACCTCAGTAATGTTTTTCCGATTGTCAAAAAACTGGAAAAATTTGTGTTTCCACACTTCGGTAACGACAAACTGAAAATAAAATTGTTAGCTGAATAAATGCGTATGACCGGTAATGCTTACACGATCCCTTTCGACACCGAGTTTGTGTTCTAAGGCGCGCTTCAAATCTTCAGTCACTGAATCTTTAGGAAGTTCGATCTGGACTGCAAGTCTACGCTTTTGAGTGCTCCAGGGGACAAAATAAACAGTGTGTTTCCATGCTGATACACTGGCCGGTAGAGGCAGGGATAGGGTCAAAAAGGGATCAAACGTCACTGATATCTGTTCGTTTATTATAAGAAAAATATCCTGACATGAATCAATCTGACCGCATACCTTTCCGCAATCGGGGCAGGTCAATGTGCTCTTGTACATCCCCTGGAATAAGTCGGTGATGATGCTATCATTCCGACGAGCATGTCCATCCCACGTTTCTTGTGCGATCCGAGCTTCTAATTCCGCTCGACTAGATTCCCTGTCGTGTTCCGGCCATTCTGGCTTCTCAACGTATGGCTTTTTGAGGATCCGGTTAAGATCTTCATGTAGCCCGTCGAGCatggttccaatcaattcTTGCGAGTCGCATTCTTGGTAGCCCGAAAAAGCCGGAGCCCAGCGACAAACTACCCCCTTGAGATGCAAGGGCACGTATGAGGAATAATCATTGGAAGGGTCGAGTGTAGTCGTAGGGCCGGGTTTCGCCCCAGCCGGGTATATTTGCTTCACCAGGATGTTGAAGGCTTCTGCCATTTGACCTTCCATTCCAAGTGGGTTGTGGGGGTTTAGTTCGGCGAGGTGATGTCCTTGAAGGAAGTACCGTTCGAGCTCGGGAATATGCAGCAGGCACTGTAACCCAGAGTTCATGAAGCACGTATTCCCTCTAACAAATTGTGAATTGCATTGATGTTATATTCGACAACATACCGAATACTTACAAGTTTTGCAAGCCCATCGTCCCACGGGGAACATGGACTTGGGGTAACCGACCCATAAACGGAACTCCTGGAACTAAATTCTCCCATTTGGCTCCAACGTCTACAGGAACGCTAGGATCGTTGGAAATGGAAACGGATTCGGCGTCAAGAATCCATGTGTTCGCGGAGCGAACTTCGACCGCAAGTACTCGACCAAGTCTATTGAAATCCGTCAAAGGTTCTTCACTAGTGAGAGAGATCGGGATCAAACTGTGACGCTCCACTTCGTGGGCTTCGATACCAGACTTGCGAACTTTGGGCGGCAGGTTCCATACTCGGAAAGTATCGGAGGGGGAAACCTGAAGCACAGATGCTGCCTGTGAAGCCAGTGTTGAAAGAGGAGCATTAGAAGATATTTGGAATGAAGAACATTGAATGGGCCCATCGCCAGTCGTAAGCAAGAAGGTGGTGAACTTCGGCTGATAAACCTCAACACGAGTCTCGGGCAGCCCACTGGCTGTTGGCCATCCTATAACCTCGCGCTTGAGCTCGATCTTTGGCTGGCCATACCTAGCAGATATCGAGAGTCAGTGAGTTTTGGACAAGTTGTAATAAATACGAACCATTCTACATATTTCTTCCAAGCGTCCTCCGGCACAAGCTCAATATCATACCCTTCTACCAAATCAGGAAGCAATTCCTTTGTTCCAGGTTTTACTATGTCCAGATTATCAACAGGGCCAAGAGTTTGCTCTGTAATGTCGGGAAAATCTTTATTGGGGGTTCCTAAGACCGCTGCCTCCCACACTTGAAACCACTTGTATGAGATTACAAACCAATAGGAACCTAATTCCAGAGGCATTTGTTTGGCAATTGAGATCATGGTATATCGTTCTTGTCCGGTCATATGGAAGAATCCCTCTGTGTCAGTTTTAGTACTCGATGTCATTTGAGGGCGTGAAGTCAAGTCAAGATCTCAGTAAAAGAATATTCAATCAAAACACACGCGTTTAAACCCAATATGTCAGTGGTAAAAGGGAACTAGTTTTTCCTTTAGAAGCTTGCGAGCCACCGATGGTTGCGTCTGGCGAGCATTGCGCGTCTGCTGACAAAGAAAAAACCTCCTTGGTTTAAGCGCTCAGTATCAACCATGACCGATCAGCCAAAATTAGAAATATGGATTACTGATTGCGTAGTCGGTTGCTTCACATACAATGAAAGGTGATGATGAAGTTACAGACAGCCATTTGCATTTATATGTGCAGTCAAGTCGGAGGTACTTATACTATGGTAGAAAAATTATCTTCAAAAAAGgagtcctggagggaccatTAGGCTGAAAAATTGGCAAGCAGCATTTTATGAGGCAGACCCACGGTCAACTCTAGTAAAAGGCGAGGGTTGAATACGTTATGTGTTCACCTCTGCTGCTGAATCATGGAGCAGCGATATAAGCTAGTCTTCGGCCAATATATTTAAATCCGGCTTTGTGGGTTGACAATTCGGTCATGGCGATGAAATACGAAGGCCTGAGCTCGAGGTACGTTACGTTAGTCGGGTACAAGCATCACACGTTAAGTTGTTTAACCCTCATTGCCCCCGTGCCTTGATCCACCTCTTCGACTACGTCAAGGCCACAGGTCGTTTTTTGGACCTCGTCAACTGATCGCGTCCCGCCGAGCTTAACGCCGGCTCCGCTCGCCCAGTTTTCTCAACCTTTTATCCTCTTCCTTCTCTTCTCTCTGTTATCAGTCGTTTACAATGTCTCATTGGTTTGATTTTGTACGCCCCTTTCTCCCAGTCTCTGCTACGTTTGCCACTCGTCCTGCTCCGCCCTTATAGCAACTGTTCTCACCTAGGTAGACTATACTCTCCTGCACAATAGTCGACTAGCGGATACGTCGTACCATAGGGCTCAACCCCGTAGTGTCGTAGAATTTATAGAGTCAAGAAAGAAAAACTTTGAGCTTGTCGCTGAAACATTGAAGTCACTCAGGAATTTAAGAGTGTAATTGGGTTAGCAGGTTGACGGACAAGATATATATAACCTCACTTTGATGTCAATCGACATTGGTACTTAATGGTGAAATAGACGACACAATCTTATTTTTAATGCTTGCTTTAGCTACAAATAATACATTGTTTAATCTG comes from Rhizoctonia solani chromosome 4, complete sequence and encodes:
- a CDS encoding ubiquitin carboxyl-terminal hydrolase; translation: MISIAKQMPLELGSYWFVISYKWFQVWEAAVLGTPNKDFPDITEQTLGPVDNLDIVKPGTKELLPDLVEGYDIELVPEDAWKKYVEWYGQPKIELKREVIGWPTASGLPETRVEVYQPKFTTFLLTTGDGPIQCSSFQISSNAPLSTLASQAASVLQVSPSDTFRVWNLPPKVRKSGIEAHEVERHSLIPISLTSEEPLTDFNRLGRVLAVEVRSANTWILDAESVSISNDPSVPVDVGAKWENLVPGVPFMGRLPQVHVPRGTMGLQNLGNTCFMNSGLQCLLHIPELERYFLQGHHLAELNPHNPLGMEGQMAEAFNILVKQIYPAGAKPGPTTTLDPSNDYSSYVPLHLKGVVCRWAPAFSGYQECDSQELIGTMLDGLHEDLNRILKKPYVEKPEWPEHDRESSRAELEARIAQETWDGHARRNDSIITDLFQGMYKSTLTCPDCGKISVTFDPFLTLSLPLPASVSAWKHTVYFVPWSTQKRRLAVQIELPKDSVTEDLKRALEHKLGVERDRFVVTEVWKHKFFQFFDNRKNITEVAEKDMIIAYELPISVGSTNSDSAPQVVPVLHVSSNSAFALPFIVVLYPESRADYSVLKRLIVERYNQWVSTPDITPESFELYAYGSHGPGPMETGFRLEDSLSDLIDLRARGQDPKRGTLINASEALVAIWEPDQRNRLFPREGPAFNEWQAHGSQTRQSNKQEITLSDCLDELTKVEQLGVNDSWYCSRCKQHRQATKQLQLWSLPTILVLQLKRFAKRSKIDRLVTFPLDGLDLSDRVEDEGCTYDLFAIDEHKSNVMSSGHYTTRAKNQCDGAWYHYQDSLVTPTTPEAAINPGAYLLFYRRRGVSPEDALKKVKRKGITSGSHSHLISLIIPDSVQGLNVAFEDHNLVMIVRVSRSPRSHLFLKRTIWLFWRARKIARRLQVGRDYKFYGGQKPPKSLQVLDESTLDHSATQLITPKLAPAVHILFKEHEAFERFIKAIRDLRLAVLKFALAPNRGRLLDIKVELDTAQRRYEATRQSHFLEELRDEDADYDWNAKMEQFVGLMDIVSCLLLLFDEALVRGRRDKDVYGCCIEALFLASDVAR